In one Rhopalosiphum padi isolate XX-2018 chromosome 3, ASM2088224v1, whole genome shotgun sequence genomic region, the following are encoded:
- the LOC132923736 gene encoding cilia- and flagella-associated protein 45-like: MSTIFSDKGVELDPSKLLEMQKHYSTPCEAFLKGRKDDKENQKSTITNESSKHQPRSDLEHYKLQQNICKLDKLGKSIQSLPGKRVLDKNTYGRLKNASVVVTAEERQMAIQQHKANEERLKAESEARKEQLQKFNMLTKTKGPKLTQLDEEASKKTNYLLNRAYELRQEQEYEIKQCNSLILSTKCHAIRCAQIEEKELIQKEMKQEQRRSEEIMEQQRLLAAKEYKKAVEADRLKKKLQATEIIQQMKENEITREWEAARASEDARIRTEAAIEAQRAEVIDYKDKLIKQAEMRKEFLQINAQLRDLKTIEKELVKVEILQIQEYDRKKNEREMAFEEEVKKLKMSKEKEIAKIQANQKASQDFQAAKDELNALRTQDKVEREWRRKEREEAIKKIKQNEDLKQARQQQIEGQRESYAFEIQREKEEFDKIIKLNVEEIERTKEFDRQTKMKLDKHRQNLLKQISEKELEKIKERKQFFQEGVIYQQGEAAREKALRATMQKKVEELRAYKLPTKYVQGVERTLKLRD; encoded by the exons ATGAGTACAATATTCTCCGATAAGGGCGTGGAATTAGATCCATCAAAATTGTTAGAAATGCAAAAACATTATAGCACACCATGTGAAGCGTTCTTAAAAGGACGTAAGGATGATAAAGAAAACCAAAAATCAACGATAACCAATGAAAGCTCCAAACACCAACCGCGCAGTGATCTGGAACATTACAAATTACAGCAGAATATTTGTAAACTGGACAAATTAGGTAAATCGATTCAATCTTTACCGGGCAAACGAGTACTGGACAAAAATACGTACGGGCGGTTAAAAAATGCTTCTGTGGTGGTGACTGCGGAAGAACGGCAGATGGCTATTCAACAGCATAAAGCCAACGAAGAACGGCTTAAGGCTGAAAGCGAAGCAAGGAAAgaacaattacaaaaatttaacatGCTGACAAAAACTAAAGGACCAAAACTTACTCAG TTAGACGAAGAAGCGAGCAAAAAGACCAACTATCTACTGAATAGAGCATATGAATTAAGACAGGAACAAGAGTACGAAATAAAACAATGCAATTCGTTAATATTGAGTACCAAATGCCATGCAATTAGATGTGCACAAATTGAAGAAAAAGAACTTATACA AAAAGAAATGAAACAAGAACAACGCAGATCGGAAGAAATCATGGAACAACAACGTTTATTGGCAGCTAAGGAGTACAAAAAAGCAGTAGAAGCtgacagattaaaaaaaaaattacaagcgacagaaataatacaacaaatgaAAGAAAATGAGATCACCAGAGAATGGGAAGCTGCTAGAGCTTcagaa GATGCAAGGATTCGTACAGAGGCTGCAATCGAGGCTCAACGCGCCGAAGTAATTGATTATaaggataaattaataaaacaagcTGAGATGAGAAaagaatttttacaaattaatgcaCAGCTAagagatttaaaaacaatagaaaaaGAATTAGTCAAAGTTGAAATCCTACAG atacaagAATACGATCGAAAAAAGAATGAACGGGAAATGGCGTTTGAAGAAGAAgtgaaaaaacttaaaatgtctaaagaaaaagaaattgCCAAGATTCAAGCGAATCAAAAAGCCTCGCAAGATTTTCAGGCTGCTAAGGATGAGCTAAACGCACTCCGAACACAAGACAAa GTAGAACGAGAGTGGCGACGTAAGGAACGCGAAGAGgctataaaaaagataaaacaaaatGAAGATTTGAAACAAGCTCGACAACAACAAATTGAAGGACAAAGAGAAAGTTATGCTTTTGAAATACAAAGAGAGAAAGAAGagtttgacaaaattattaaactgaaCGTAGAGGAAATTGAAAGAACCAAAGAATTTGATAGACAAACTAAAATG AAACTCGATAAACACAGGCAAAATTTACTGAAGCAAATTAGTGAAAAGGAATtggaaaaaattaaggaaagaaaacaatttttccaGGAAGGCGTCATATACCAACAAGGTGAAGCTGCTAGAGAAAAAGCATTACGTGCTACAATGCAAAAGAAAGTCGAAGAGCTTAG gGCATATAAATTACCGACCAAGTATGTGCAAGGCGTCGAGAGAACACTAAAATTAAGAGACTGA